TCATCGTGGCCTTGCCCATGACCGTAGAGCTAGAACGATCGTTGTCTGCATCAACCCCGACCTCATTGTTGTTGTCTGCACATAATCTGTGTAAGAGTTTTGGCGGCATTCGTGCTGTAGACAACGCTAGCATTACAGTTCCAGTGGGTAGCATCACGGGCTTGATTGGGCCAAATGGTGCAGGAAAAACCACACTGTTTAATTTGCTGTCTCAATTTATTCGGCCTGATCGGGGCACTATTCTGTTTGATGGGGCACCTATTCACACCTTGCAGCCTCACCAGATCGCTCAACAGGGCCTAGTTCGTACCTTTCAAGTGGCACGGGTTCTATCTCGGCTAACTGTGCTAGAAAACATGTTGCTAGGAGCACAGCACCAAACAGGTGAGAACTTCTGGCAGGTGTGGCTTCAGCCTCGGCGAGTAGCAGCCGAAGAGCAACAACTGCGCGACAAGGCACGAGAAATTTTGCATTCCGTTGGCCTAGGCCATATGGCAAATGCCTATGCAGGGTCACTCTCTGGTGGACAGCGGAAACTGCTGGAGATGGCACGGGCACTGATGGTAAATCCTAAGCTGATCTTGCTAGATGAGCCAGCAGCGGGAGTCAACCCTACATTGATTAACCAGATCTGTGATCACATTCGGATGTGGAATCAGCAGGGTATGAGCTTTTTGATCATTGAGCACAATATGGATGTGATTATGTCGCTGTGCGATCGGGTATGGGTTTTGGCGGAAGGTCGCAACCTAGCCGATGGCACTCCAGAGGAGGTGCAATCTAATCCAGCCGTGCTCGAAGCTTATCTAGGCAAGTAACCTCGGATAAGAAGCGGCTACCTGCTCCCTAGAGTTTGTTCCAGCCGTTGGCTGAACTGAGACATGCCATAGCAAATCAACCAGTAGATGGCACCAATAAAGAGATATACCTCGGCATAGCGCCCAATGAAGTCAGCTTGGGCCAAGATCGATCGAGAGATGCCCGTTAGTTCCACCAAGGCGAATAGCGCTAGTAACGATGTGTCTTTGAACAGGGAAATAAATTGGTTAACAATCGCTGGAATCACAGCTCGTAGCGCTTGCGGCAAGACAATTAGCCCCATTGTCAGCCATGGGCCTAACCCTAAGGCTTTAGCCGCTTCATACTGTCCACGGGGGATAGCTTGCAGGCCACCCCGTACAGCCTCGGCTAGGTAGGCAGCATTGAAAAGAGCAAGGCCCGCGATCGCTCGCAACACCCGATCAAGGCGAATGGTAGGGGGAAACAGCAGTTGTAGCATCACCATGGCCATGAACAAGATGCCGATCAATGGCAAGCCACGCACGATTTCGATATATAGGACACTAAACCAGCGAATAACGGGCAAATCACTCTGACGGCCCAGAGCCAACAGCACTCCTAAGGGAAACGCTACCCCGATGCTTACTACAGACAGTACAACAGTCAGCAATAACCCATTCCAGCGAATGGGTGGCACGGGTTTTAAGCCTGCCCCACCGCTGAGCAACCACCAGATCCCAAGGGTTGAAACTGTCAGCAGCACGGTAATGGAGAGGGGATGGGTTATAAACGCTACCCAAGAAGCGGGTCGGCGGACTGTTACAGAGCGTGGTTGTTGCCATAAATACCAACTGCTAGCGATGACAATTGCCCCAAACCACAGAGCTGCGATCGCAACACGCCACACCTGATCTTTGGGATAACGCCCCACCAGGAATAGAGATAGATTAGCCTGAATTACTCGCCACTGGGCTTGTTGTATAGCCCAAGTAGTTGTGAGCACAAGAATCCATCCCAAGATTACAACGGCTATAAGCGTGAGGATAACGTTGTACCAAGTGTTGAAGAGATTGCGACGTAACCATAACCATGGCGATGGTGTTAAAGGTTTTAAGGTGGTCATTACACAAACACTCGGTGCTTGAGAGATGGCATTTGGCGGCGAACTTGCTCTAAGCGTGAAGGGTCGATCGTCGCCACTACAACACCGGGTTGGTCGCCTGCATCAGCCAGCACCACACCCCAAGGATCTACAATCATGGCATGACCATGGGATTGGCGACGAGCATTATGCTTGCCAGTTTGGGCTGGGGCAATGATATAACAGGTGTTTTCAATGGCACGAGCTTGCAGCAGTACCTGCCAGTGATCTTTGCCCGTGTAAGCCGTGAACGTAGCAGGCACAAACAGAATTTCTGCGCCCATTTGCGCTAAGTGGCGATATAACTCCGGAAAGCGCAAGTCGTAACATACGGATAATCCCAAATTTCCCAACTCCTTAGAGGGATAAACTGGCGGCATCTGGTTACCGGCAACCATAGTGCCAGACTCACGATAGGTATTACCATCGGGCAAGTCTACATCAAATAAATGCACCTTCTCATAGCGGGCTAGCTCTTGCCCATTGCGTCCAATCAGTAGGGCAGTATTGTAAGCTTTGCCAGGAGTAGCCGGTACCGGATAGCCACCCCCCAAAATCATGACCTGATATTTTAGTGCCATGGTCTTGAGGAATTTTTCGCTTTCACGGGCGATCGTTTCTGCCTGGGCTATCTTTTTCTCTTCATCGCCTAAGAAAGAAAAGTTTTCAGGTAATCCAATCAACTCTGCGCCTTGTTTAACCGCTAGATCAATTAAATCTTCTGCCTGGTTTAAATTTTTCTCCAAATCAGGGATGCTGTTCATTTGCAAGGCAGCAGCAACATAAGACTTCATAA
This genomic window from Cyanobacteriota bacterium contains:
- a CDS encoding ABC transporter ATP-binding protein yields the protein MTVELERSLSASTPTSLLLSAHNLCKSFGGIRAVDNASITVPVGSITGLIGPNGAGKTTLFNLLSQFIRPDRGTILFDGAPIHTLQPHQIAQQGLVRTFQVARVLSRLTVLENMLLGAQHQTGENFWQVWLQPRRVAAEEQQLRDKAREILHSVGLGHMANAYAGSLSGGQRKLLEMARALMVNPKLILLDEPAAGVNPTLINQICDHIRMWNQQGMSFLIIEHNMDVIMSLCDRVWVLAEGRNLADGTPEEVQSNPAVLEAYLGK
- a CDS encoding amino acid ABC transporter permease, translating into MTTLKPLTPSPWLWLRRNLFNTWYNVILTLIAVVILGWILVLTTTWAIQQAQWRVIQANLSLFLVGRYPKDQVWRVAIAALWFGAIVIASSWYLWQQPRSVTVRRPASWVAFITHPLSITVLLTVSTLGIWWLLSGGAGLKPVPPIRWNGLLLTVVLSVVSIGVAFPLGVLLALGRQSDLPVIRWFSVLYIEIVRGLPLIGILFMAMVMLQLLFPPTIRLDRVLRAIAGLALFNAAYLAEAVRGGLQAIPRGQYEAAKALGLGPWLTMGLIVLPQALRAVIPAIVNQFISLFKDTSLLALFALVELTGISRSILAQADFIGRYAEVYLFIGAIYWLICYGMSQFSQRLEQTLGSR
- a CDS encoding carbon-nitrogen hydrolase family protein — translated: MKSYVAAALQMNSIPDLEKNLNQAEDLIDLAVKQGAELIGLPENFSFLGDEEKKIAQAETIARESEKFLKTMALKYQVMILGGGYPVPATPGKAYNTALLIGRNGQELARYEKVHLFDVDLPDGNTYRESGTMVAGNQMPPVYPSKELGNLGLSVCYDLRFPELYRHLAQMGAEILFVPATFTAYTGKDHWQVLLQARAIENTCYIIAPAQTGKHNARRQSHGHAMIVDPWGVVLADAGDQPGVVVATIDPSRLEQVRRQMPSLKHRVFV